Proteins encoded by one window of Salmonirosea aquatica:
- a CDS encoding YybH family protein: MSNGEEIRQLITEQAEAIRKKDIEAAMAQYAKDIVSFDVIDSLQKKGIEACRERLESWLSQFPGPFAYEIEQLTVLAGEEVTYCHSMNHVKGARATGEVIDMRWRATVCYSKTDGVWLITHEHSSVPFDVESGKALTSLTA, encoded by the coding sequence ATGTCAAACGGAGAGGAAATCCGTCAGTTGATTACTGAACAGGCCGAAGCCATTCGGAAAAAGGATATTGAGGCTGCCATGGCACAATACGCAAAAGATATCGTTTCTTTCGATGTGATCGATTCATTACAAAAAAAGGGGATTGAAGCTTGTCGCGAACGGTTGGAATCCTGGCTGTCTCAATTTCCTGGACCTTTTGCCTACGAAATCGAACAGCTCACTGTCCTAGCTGGTGAAGAGGTAACCTATTGTCATTCAATGAATCACGTGAAGGGAGCCCGTGCTACCGGCGAAGTAATCGATATGCGGTGGCGGGCCACGGTATGCTATTCCAAAACGGATGGAGTATGGCTCATTACGCATGAGCATAGTTCTGTGCCTTTTGATGTAGAAAGTGGCAAAGCACTGACCAGCCTTACGGCCTGA
- a CDS encoding DUF1772 domain-containing protein: MNHVSEILLSLFILNLGTAFGAGLYETKIVLPRWFHKTTDGYRVNAAAMRDLDSGRSFWAFVTTGPLTLLTLANLVFAWQSQQPDHSGWMAAALVALLERVGTFAFFIPTAIKLGKADQLAPAQASRKVTLWLNANYIRNALTLIASLLALRALAIGV; the protein is encoded by the coding sequence ATGAATCACGTATCTGAAATCTTACTGTCGTTATTTATTCTGAATCTGGGTACTGCCTTTGGAGCCGGATTATACGAGACAAAAATCGTCCTGCCGCGGTGGTTCCATAAAACCACCGATGGCTACCGGGTCAACGCCGCGGCGATGCGCGACCTGGATTCAGGTAGAAGCTTCTGGGCCTTTGTCACGACCGGCCCCCTCACGTTGCTCACGCTGGCCAACCTTGTTTTTGCGTGGCAATCGCAGCAACCGGACCACAGCGGGTGGATGGCCGCCGCCCTGGTGGCGCTCCTGGAACGGGTGGGTACCTTTGCCTTCTTTATTCCCACTGCCATTAAACTGGGAAAAGCCGATCAGTTGGCCCCCGCGCAAGCAAGCCGTAAGGTAACCCTATGGCTCAACGCCAATTACATCCGCAATGCGCTAACGCTGATTGCGAGTTTACTAGCATTACGGGCTTTGGCAATAGGCGTGTAG
- a CDS encoding PQQ-dependent sugar dehydrogenase encodes MSTKKITLFAGLLAGALAGVQPMQAIAQMAKDKIADSAPAEPVIKVPSNFTTTIIAENLGQARHLAVTQRGDVYVRLAKPVNGKGTLFLHDTDGDGKMDEQKGFGDFGGTGVALADGYLYTTSNTEVFRYKLNDQQQVVSPDQPERIVKGLTDKGTHNTKSVALDKNGNIYVGIGAPSNACQVKDRTKGSPGMMPCAMLDSVGGIWQFKTDKPEQILKDGVHYATGIRNMVGMDWNAQTNSLFVMQHGRDQLTTLFPDMYTVQQSAVLPAEAMFELKKGDDAGWPYTYYDQIQKKKIVAPEYGGDGKKAVTDKYIDPAAAYPGHMAPNGLLFYTGGQFPEKYRNGAFIAFHGSWNRAPEPQAGYFVVFQPFKNGKPSGEWEVFADNFAGMETVMSPGKAMHRPCGLAQGPDGSLYVADDVKGTLYKISYAK; translated from the coding sequence GTGTCGACAAAAAAAATAACGCTTTTCGCCGGACTACTTGCGGGTGCACTCGCGGGTGTTCAACCCATGCAGGCCATAGCGCAAATGGCTAAAGACAAAATCGCCGATAGCGCTCCCGCCGAGCCTGTTATCAAGGTACCCTCCAACTTCACGACGACCATCATTGCCGAAAATCTGGGACAGGCGCGGCATCTCGCCGTCACGCAACGCGGCGATGTGTACGTACGGCTGGCCAAGCCGGTCAATGGGAAAGGTACCCTGTTCCTGCACGATACCGATGGGGACGGAAAAATGGACGAGCAGAAAGGCTTCGGCGACTTCGGGGGTACCGGCGTAGCCCTGGCCGATGGCTACCTCTATACTACCTCCAACACGGAAGTATTCCGGTATAAGCTCAACGACCAACAACAGGTCGTCAGCCCCGATCAACCCGAACGCATCGTCAAAGGCCTGACTGATAAGGGTACCCACAACACCAAATCGGTGGCTTTGGATAAAAATGGCAATATCTACGTAGGCATCGGAGCCCCCTCGAATGCCTGTCAGGTGAAGGACCGCACCAAGGGCTCGCCCGGTATGATGCCCTGCGCCATGCTCGATTCAGTGGGTGGGATCTGGCAGTTCAAGACCGATAAACCCGAGCAAATTTTGAAAGACGGCGTGCACTACGCTACCGGAATTCGTAACATGGTGGGCATGGACTGGAACGCCCAAACCAATTCGCTCTTCGTCATGCAGCACGGGCGCGACCAACTCACTACATTGTTTCCGGACATGTACACCGTGCAGCAGTCGGCGGTATTACCCGCCGAAGCCATGTTTGAACTGAAAAAAGGGGACGATGCCGGCTGGCCCTATACCTACTACGATCAGATTCAGAAAAAGAAAATAGTAGCCCCCGAGTACGGCGGCGACGGCAAGAAAGCCGTTACCGACAAGTACATCGATCCGGCGGCAGCCTACCCCGGCCACATGGCCCCCAATGGTTTGCTGTTTTATACCGGCGGCCAGTTTCCCGAAAAATATCGCAACGGTGCTTTCATTGCCTTCCATGGTTCCTGGAATCGTGCCCCTGAGCCTCAGGCGGGGTACTTTGTGGTGTTTCAGCCCTTCAAAAACGGCAAGCCTTCTGGCGAATGGGAGGTTTTTGCCGATAATTTTGCGGGGATGGAAACTGTGATGTCGCCGGGTAAGGCTATGCATCGCCCCTGCGGTCTCGCCCAGGGGCCCGACGGCTCGCTGTACGTGGCCGACGATGTGAAAGGTACCCTCTACAAGATTTCTTACGCTAAATGA
- a CDS encoding c-type cytochrome, giving the protein MSLLFKPCRVVLIIAGLFSLQACAQTKKTSTKMPAATAKTQTMEMAMASGQIVYEQNCAVCHQADGSGVPHLNPPLSQTEYVLGEKARIIGVVLNGLNAHELINGETYSNVMPAHDFLTDQQIADVLTFVRNSFENKASAVSVAEVAAERAKKK; this is encoded by the coding sequence ATGAGCCTACTTTTCAAGCCTTGTAGGGTAGTACTAATTATTGCCGGCTTGTTCTCCCTGCAAGCCTGCGCCCAGACCAAGAAGACAAGTACCAAAATGCCTGCCGCCACTGCCAAGACACAGACGATGGAAATGGCGATGGCTTCGGGACAGATCGTTTATGAGCAGAATTGTGCCGTCTGCCATCAGGCCGATGGCAGTGGGGTACCCCACCTTAATCCGCCCCTGAGCCAGACCGAATACGTATTGGGAGAAAAAGCCCGGATTATTGGGGTAGTTCTGAACGGCTTGAATGCTCATGAACTCATCAACGGCGAAACGTACAGCAACGTAATGCCCGCCCACGACTTTCTGACCGATCAGCAAATTGCCGATGTGCTGACCTTTGTCAGGAACAGTTTTGAGAACAAAGCTTCGGCGGTTTCCGTGGCGGAAGTAGCGGCGGAGCGCGCGAAGAAGAAGTAG
- a CDS encoding S41 family peptidase: MKSFLIKIFCLVLLLVGTIACNDLTLGPEPANTPEANYEMLWQEFDRMYGQFEAKNLDWSAIYKKYRPQVKPGTTDDELFKIMTQTLGELNDGHIWLLTPGPTYRRYDSGPVYTGDDFSAAITQKYVQEPKELTTAEGLNVLYGKLPGNVGYLYFVDLGQNPGFYERAMDEVLGTLADTKGLIVDVRNLGGGLDRSSQYVAGRFASDRKLFMTTRFRNGPQHSDFTSPIEWYVEPTGKKQYPKPVVLLTNRLTQSAGETFALAMNQLPTVTQLGDTTYGIFSDNPKRELPNGWIYSVSTGDFRAADGKSYEGIGVSPRVRVLNTKEDLAAGRDKVLEAALGRLQ; the protein is encoded by the coding sequence ATGAAATCTTTTTTGATTAAAATCTTTTGCCTGGTTCTCCTGCTGGTGGGCACAATCGCCTGTAATGACCTGACCCTCGGCCCCGAACCGGCTAACACACCGGAAGCCAACTACGAAATGCTGTGGCAAGAATTCGACCGGATGTACGGTCAATTTGAAGCCAAAAATCTGGATTGGAGCGCCATCTATAAGAAGTACCGGCCTCAGGTGAAGCCCGGCACAACCGACGACGAACTTTTCAAGATCATGACCCAAACCCTGGGCGAACTCAACGACGGCCACATCTGGCTGCTCACGCCCGGGCCTACCTACCGCCGCTACGACAGCGGCCCGGTGTACACGGGCGACGATTTCAGCGCTGCTATCACCCAGAAATACGTGCAGGAGCCAAAAGAATTGACCACCGCCGAGGGCCTGAATGTCCTGTACGGCAAACTACCCGGAAACGTAGGGTACCTTTATTTCGTGGATTTAGGGCAAAATCCCGGTTTCTACGAGCGAGCGATGGATGAAGTGCTGGGTACCCTAGCGGACACCAAAGGTCTGATCGTGGATGTGCGCAATCTGGGCGGCGGGCTGGACCGTTCGAGTCAATACGTGGCCGGGCGTTTCGCCAGTGATCGCAAGCTGTTCATGACCACCCGCTTCCGCAACGGTCCGCAGCATAGCGATTTTACCTCCCCGATTGAATGGTACGTGGAACCGACGGGTAAGAAGCAATACCCCAAACCCGTGGTGCTGCTCACCAATCGCCTGACCCAGAGCGCCGGCGAAACCTTCGCCCTAGCCATGAACCAACTCCCGACCGTAACGCAGCTAGGCGATACGACTTACGGCATTTTCTCCGACAACCCGAAGCGCGAACTCCCCAATGGGTGGATTTACTCCGTCAGTACCGGTGATTTTCGGGCGGCGGATGGCAAGAGCTACGAAGGTATCGGGGTCTCGCCCAGGGTACGGGTACTCAATACCAAAGAAGACCTCGCCGCCGGCCGTGACAAGGTACTGGAAGCGGCCCTGGGTAGATTGCAGTGA
- a CDS encoding S41 family peptidase, whose protein sequence is MKNKHLMYPLLLLFYSSFARSQVPLVLTPEQLQTDFARFQTALQEAHPAPYRYTPKGTFDSLMVATRARLNRPMSQQEFYQVMTPLLVALRDGHIKWIVAGRDQHYPFHPDTLFPLKLYFLQDKAWVVGSYDTGTIPPGAEVGAINGQPMAAIIERLLAQGTFADGKTLNGKYEDLNHFFSGYYATFVGAPATFDLTYCYADTDTTVRIAPVTFEAIKKYEGTLRIVSQNARLSFEDSTKTALLTIRRFWTEGDEPSYKKFLAQAFREIETRKCTALILDLRDNEGGEEKYGIKLYRYLAQRPFRYYDRISVRQKKALSFPAYTPKLYRMLRGLVVKKQGDGYVFTAQRGLKIRKPERHAFAGKLYVLLNGGSFSVTTEFAARVHADRRGTFIGQETSGAYEGDNSGIFAITQLPHSKIDLGVPLFGFYMANLPADLEKGQGIRPDHPVIPSIEDVLMGRDPAMQYVRQLISNQ, encoded by the coding sequence CTGACACCGGAGCAACTGCAAACCGACTTCGCCCGTTTCCAAACGGCTTTGCAGGAAGCCCACCCCGCCCCCTACCGCTACACGCCCAAGGGTACCTTCGACTCCCTGATGGTAGCGACCCGGGCCCGCTTGAACCGCCCCATGAGCCAGCAGGAATTCTACCAAGTGATGACGCCCCTGCTGGTAGCTCTGCGCGACGGCCATATCAAATGGATCGTGGCGGGCCGGGATCAACACTATCCGTTTCACCCCGATACGCTTTTTCCGTTGAAACTGTATTTTTTGCAGGATAAAGCGTGGGTAGTGGGAAGTTACGATACGGGTACTATTCCCCCCGGCGCTGAGGTAGGGGCCATCAACGGTCAGCCGATGGCGGCCATCATTGAAAGGCTACTGGCCCAGGGTACCTTCGCCGACGGAAAAACCCTCAACGGCAAATACGAAGATCTGAATCATTTCTTCTCCGGCTACTACGCTACCTTCGTGGGTGCTCCGGCTACTTTTGACCTCACCTACTGCTACGCCGACACCGATACCACGGTACGCATCGCTCCGGTGACTTTCGAAGCAATCAAAAAGTACGAGGGTACCCTCCGTATCGTGTCCCAAAATGCCCGACTTAGTTTTGAGGACAGTACCAAAACAGCGCTGCTGACAATCAGGCGATTCTGGACCGAGGGCGACGAACCTTCGTACAAGAAATTCCTCGCGCAGGCTTTTCGGGAAATCGAAACGCGCAAATGCACTGCCCTGATCCTTGATCTGCGTGACAATGAAGGTGGCGAAGAAAAGTACGGCATAAAGCTTTATCGGTACCTGGCCCAAAGGCCTTTCCGCTACTACGACCGTATTAGCGTCCGGCAGAAAAAGGCGCTCTCTTTCCCGGCCTACACGCCCAAACTCTACCGGATGCTGCGGGGGTTGGTGGTAAAAAAACAGGGGGATGGCTACGTTTTCACCGCCCAGCGGGGGCTGAAAATCCGGAAGCCCGAACGCCACGCTTTTGCGGGCAAGCTGTACGTGCTCCTCAACGGCGGTAGCTTTTCCGTGACCACCGAATTCGCCGCCCGGGTGCACGCCGACCGGCGGGGTACCTTTATCGGTCAGGAAACGAGCGGGGCCTACGAAGGCGACAACAGCGGCATTTTTGCCATCACCCAACTTCCCCATTCTAAAATTGACCTGGGGGTACCTTTGTTCGGTTTCTACATGGCCAACCTACCCGCCGACCTGGAAAAAGGGCAGGGCATCCGGCCCGATCATCCAGTAATTCCCTCGATCGAGGATGTGCTGATGGGCCGGGACCCGGCGATGCAGTATGTCCGGCAACTCATTTCAAACCAGTAA